In the genome of Cryptomeria japonica chromosome 8, Sugi_1.0, whole genome shotgun sequence, one region contains:
- the LOC131071284 gene encoding uncharacterized protein LOC131071284: MGFISFAGRVLFSSLFIFSAWQLINDLGVDGGWVTKSFEPKVVLFKNHLTNILGIQIPEVEFKHLLMAAIGVEGIGGILFIFGSSLAAYVLLIYLAIVTPILFDFYNYDMASSEYVTELIQFLKNLALMGALLFFLGMKNSFTKKPKKKVTKPKTN; this comes from the exons ATGGGTTTCATTTCTTTTGCCGGTCGGGTGCTGTTCTCTTCCTTATTCATCTTCTCGGCTTGGCAGTT GATAAATGATCTTGGCGTTGATGGAGGATGGGTCACAAAATCTTTTGAACCTAAGGTTGTGTTATTTAAAAATCATCTCACAAACATCCTGGGTATTCAGATACCCGAAGTTGAG TTTAAGCATCTGTTGATGGCAGCTATTGGTGTGGAAGGTATTGGaggcattctcttcatctttggcagCAGTCTGGCGGCCTATGTGCTG CTCATTTACTTGGCAATTGTGACACCAATCTTGTTCGACTTCTACAACTATGACATGGCCTCATCTGAATATGTAACTGAGCTTATTCAGTTTTTGAAG AATTTGGCACTGATGGGAGCCCTGCTCTTCTTCCTTGGAATGAAGAACTCGTTTACAAAGAAACCCAAGAAAAAAGTAACAAAACCAAAGACAAATTAG